Proteins encoded within one genomic window of Humulus lupulus chromosome 1, drHumLupu1.1, whole genome shotgun sequence:
- the LOC133795934 gene encoding uncharacterized protein LOC133795934 isoform X4: protein MSRRDRESDSKRHRSSPKRSRRDGKPVPERLPSSDSLDIKNITEQGQKHHRSLQERSPLKAFVPTDSKPEKGALSNDIDRQPNGQHEGTKLSAGPTDGPRPRSYFQHDERGNAARVGRSSGRNTTSVSERGWWRDSRDQHNERTENRKSTNETWKRDDRAKGDEKANWRHDRFSEVEADAPPARKRPSFREKKIQADSEQADRAAPETVKSSHLEQPAKENRKEEQGHNTRYFDRTERPLAGDGAANRREPQRGGFLSRERYRGGGGDDDHRRRDGFSGGRPVFRGGSHGHDKWKHDLYQEANRSPTPKNEEDQIAKVEALLAS, encoded by the exons ATGTCGCGTCGGGATCGGGAATCTGACTCGAAACGGCATCGTTCTAG TCCCAAACGGTCTAGGAGGGATGGAAAACCAGTACCAGAGAGACTGCCTAGCAGCGATAGTTTGGACATCAAAAATATAACAGAGCAGGGCCAAAAGCACCATCGCTCCCTGCAAGAACGATCGCCACTTAAAGCTTTTGTACCAACTGATTCTAAACCTGAAAAAGGGGCTTTAAGCAATGACATCGACAGACAACCCAATGGGCAGCACGAAGGAACAAAACTTTCAGCCGGTCCGACTGATGGACCTCGACCCCGGTCTTATTTTCAG CATGATGAGCGTGGTAATGCCGCGCGAGTTGGTCGAAGCTCGGGTAGAAACACAACTAGTG TTTCAGAACGTGGATGGTGGAGAGATTCAAGAGATCAGCATAATGAGAGGACAGAGAACAGGAAGTCAACTAATGAGACATGGAAAAGAGATGATAGAGCCAAAGGAGATGAAAAAGCCAACTGGCGCCACGACAGGTTCTCTGAAGTGGAGGCTGATGCTCCACCTGCAAGGAAAAGACCTTCATTTAGAGAGAAGAAGATCCAGGCAGATTCTGAACAAGCTGATAGAGCAGCACCAGAGACAGTAAAGTCGAGCCATCTCGAGCAGCCTGCCAAAGAAAACAGAAAGGAGGAACAAGGCCACAACACCCGCTATTTTGATAGAACTGAGAGACCACTTGCAGGAGATGGGGCAGCAAATAGAAGAGAACCACAGAGGGGTGGTTTTCTTTCGAGGGAAAGGTATCGCGGAGGTGGTGGTGATGATGACCATAGAAGAAGAGATGGATTCAGTGGGGGGAGACCTGTGTTCCGTGGTGGTAGTCATGGTCATGATAAGTGGAAGCATGATTTGTATCAGGAGGCTAATAGGAGTCCAACACCTAAAAATGAAGAGGATCAAATTGCAAAGGTGGAAGCACTCTTGGCTTCATAG
- the LOC133795934 gene encoding uncharacterized protein LOC133795934 isoform X3, protein MSRRDRESDSKRHRSRFDREPRRDGKPVPERLPSSDSLDIKNITEQGQKHHRSLQERSPLKAFVPTDSKPEKGALSNDIDRQPNGQHEGTKLSAGPTDGPRPRSYFQHDERGNAARVGRSSGRNTTSVSERGWWRDSRDQHNERTENRKSTNETWKRDDRAKGDEKANWRHDRFSEVEADAPPARKRPSFREKKIQADSEQADRAAPETVKSSHLEQPAKENRKEEQGHNTRYFDRTERPLAGDGAANRREPQRGGFLSRERYRGGGGDDDHRRRDGFSGGRPVFRGGSHGHDKWKHDLYQEANRSPTPKNEEDQIAKVEALLAS, encoded by the exons ATGTCGCGTCGGGATCGGGAATCTGACTCGAAACGGCATCGTTCTAGGTTTGACAGGGAGCCCAG GAGGGATGGAAAACCAGTACCAGAGAGACTGCCTAGCAGCGATAGTTTGGACATCAAAAATATAACAGAGCAGGGCCAAAAGCACCATCGCTCCCTGCAAGAACGATCGCCACTTAAAGCTTTTGTACCAACTGATTCTAAACCTGAAAAAGGGGCTTTAAGCAATGACATCGACAGACAACCCAATGGGCAGCACGAAGGAACAAAACTTTCAGCCGGTCCGACTGATGGACCTCGACCCCGGTCTTATTTTCAG CATGATGAGCGTGGTAATGCCGCGCGAGTTGGTCGAAGCTCGGGTAGAAACACAACTAGTG TTTCAGAACGTGGATGGTGGAGAGATTCAAGAGATCAGCATAATGAGAGGACAGAGAACAGGAAGTCAACTAATGAGACATGGAAAAGAGATGATAGAGCCAAAGGAGATGAAAAAGCCAACTGGCGCCACGACAGGTTCTCTGAAGTGGAGGCTGATGCTCCACCTGCAAGGAAAAGACCTTCATTTAGAGAGAAGAAGATCCAGGCAGATTCTGAACAAGCTGATAGAGCAGCACCAGAGACAGTAAAGTCGAGCCATCTCGAGCAGCCTGCCAAAGAAAACAGAAAGGAGGAACAAGGCCACAACACCCGCTATTTTGATAGAACTGAGAGACCACTTGCAGGAGATGGGGCAGCAAATAGAAGAGAACCACAGAGGGGTGGTTTTCTTTCGAGGGAAAGGTATCGCGGAGGTGGTGGTGATGATGACCATAGAAGAAGAGATGGATTCAGTGGGGGGAGACCTGTGTTCCGTGGTGGTAGTCATGGTCATGATAAGTGGAAGCATGATTTGTATCAGGAGGCTAATAGGAGTCCAACACCTAAAAATGAAGAGGATCAAATTGCAAAGGTGGAAGCACTCTTGGCTTCATAG
- the LOC133795934 gene encoding uncharacterized protein LOC133795934 isoform X1 yields MSRRDRESDSKRHRSRFDREPSPKRSRRDGKPVPERLPSSDSLDIKNITEQGQKHHRSLQERSPLKAFVPTDSKPEKGALSNDIDRQPNGQHEGTKLSAGPTDGPRPRSYFQHDERGNAARVGRSSGRNTTSVSERGWWRDSRDQHNERTENRKSTNETWKRDDRAKGDEKANWRHDRFSEVEADAPPARKRPSFREKKIQADSEQADRAAPETVKSSHLEQPAKENRKEEQGHNTRYFDRTERPLAGDGAANRREPQRGGFLSRERYRGGGGDDDHRRRDGFSGGRPVFRGGSHGHDKWKHDLYQEANRSPTPKNEEDQIAKVEALLAS; encoded by the exons ATGTCGCGTCGGGATCGGGAATCTGACTCGAAACGGCATCGTTCTAGGTTTGACAGGGAGCCCAG TCCCAAACGGTCTAGGAGGGATGGAAAACCAGTACCAGAGAGACTGCCTAGCAGCGATAGTTTGGACATCAAAAATATAACAGAGCAGGGCCAAAAGCACCATCGCTCCCTGCAAGAACGATCGCCACTTAAAGCTTTTGTACCAACTGATTCTAAACCTGAAAAAGGGGCTTTAAGCAATGACATCGACAGACAACCCAATGGGCAGCACGAAGGAACAAAACTTTCAGCCGGTCCGACTGATGGACCTCGACCCCGGTCTTATTTTCAG CATGATGAGCGTGGTAATGCCGCGCGAGTTGGTCGAAGCTCGGGTAGAAACACAACTAGTG TTTCAGAACGTGGATGGTGGAGAGATTCAAGAGATCAGCATAATGAGAGGACAGAGAACAGGAAGTCAACTAATGAGACATGGAAAAGAGATGATAGAGCCAAAGGAGATGAAAAAGCCAACTGGCGCCACGACAGGTTCTCTGAAGTGGAGGCTGATGCTCCACCTGCAAGGAAAAGACCTTCATTTAGAGAGAAGAAGATCCAGGCAGATTCTGAACAAGCTGATAGAGCAGCACCAGAGACAGTAAAGTCGAGCCATCTCGAGCAGCCTGCCAAAGAAAACAGAAAGGAGGAACAAGGCCACAACACCCGCTATTTTGATAGAACTGAGAGACCACTTGCAGGAGATGGGGCAGCAAATAGAAGAGAACCACAGAGGGGTGGTTTTCTTTCGAGGGAAAGGTATCGCGGAGGTGGTGGTGATGATGACCATAGAAGAAGAGATGGATTCAGTGGGGGGAGACCTGTGTTCCGTGGTGGTAGTCATGGTCATGATAAGTGGAAGCATGATTTGTATCAGGAGGCTAATAGGAGTCCAACACCTAAAAATGAAGAGGATCAAATTGCAAAGGTGGAAGCACTCTTGGCTTCATAG
- the LOC133795934 gene encoding uncharacterized protein LOC133795934 isoform X5, with protein MSRRDRESDSKRHRSRRDGKPVPERLPSSDSLDIKNITEQGQKHHRSLQERSPLKAFVPTDSKPEKGALSNDIDRQPNGQHEGTKLSAGPTDGPRPRSYFQHDERGNAARVGRSSGRNTTSVSERGWWRDSRDQHNERTENRKSTNETWKRDDRAKGDEKANWRHDRFSEVEADAPPARKRPSFREKKIQADSEQADRAAPETVKSSHLEQPAKENRKEEQGHNTRYFDRTERPLAGDGAANRREPQRGGFLSRERYRGGGGDDDHRRRDGFSGGRPVFRGGSHGHDKWKHDLYQEANRSPTPKNEEDQIAKVEALLAS; from the exons ATGTCGCGTCGGGATCGGGAATCTGACTCGAAACGGCATCGTTCTAG GAGGGATGGAAAACCAGTACCAGAGAGACTGCCTAGCAGCGATAGTTTGGACATCAAAAATATAACAGAGCAGGGCCAAAAGCACCATCGCTCCCTGCAAGAACGATCGCCACTTAAAGCTTTTGTACCAACTGATTCTAAACCTGAAAAAGGGGCTTTAAGCAATGACATCGACAGACAACCCAATGGGCAGCACGAAGGAACAAAACTTTCAGCCGGTCCGACTGATGGACCTCGACCCCGGTCTTATTTTCAG CATGATGAGCGTGGTAATGCCGCGCGAGTTGGTCGAAGCTCGGGTAGAAACACAACTAGTG TTTCAGAACGTGGATGGTGGAGAGATTCAAGAGATCAGCATAATGAGAGGACAGAGAACAGGAAGTCAACTAATGAGACATGGAAAAGAGATGATAGAGCCAAAGGAGATGAAAAAGCCAACTGGCGCCACGACAGGTTCTCTGAAGTGGAGGCTGATGCTCCACCTGCAAGGAAAAGACCTTCATTTAGAGAGAAGAAGATCCAGGCAGATTCTGAACAAGCTGATAGAGCAGCACCAGAGACAGTAAAGTCGAGCCATCTCGAGCAGCCTGCCAAAGAAAACAGAAAGGAGGAACAAGGCCACAACACCCGCTATTTTGATAGAACTGAGAGACCACTTGCAGGAGATGGGGCAGCAAATAGAAGAGAACCACAGAGGGGTGGTTTTCTTTCGAGGGAAAGGTATCGCGGAGGTGGTGGTGATGATGACCATAGAAGAAGAGATGGATTCAGTGGGGGGAGACCTGTGTTCCGTGGTGGTAGTCATGGTCATGATAAGTGGAAGCATGATTTGTATCAGGAGGCTAATAGGAGTCCAACACCTAAAAATGAAGAGGATCAAATTGCAAAGGTGGAAGCACTCTTGGCTTCATAG
- the LOC133795934 gene encoding uncharacterized protein LOC133795934 isoform X2, with protein sequence MSRRDRESDSKRHRSRFDREPSPKRSRRDGKPVPERLPSSDSLDIKNITEQGQKHHRSLQERSPLKAFVPTDSKPEKGALSNDIDRQPNGQHEGTKLSAGPTDGPRPRSYFQHDERGNAARVGRSSGRNTTSERGWWRDSRDQHNERTENRKSTNETWKRDDRAKGDEKANWRHDRFSEVEADAPPARKRPSFREKKIQADSEQADRAAPETVKSSHLEQPAKENRKEEQGHNTRYFDRTERPLAGDGAANRREPQRGGFLSRERYRGGGGDDDHRRRDGFSGGRPVFRGGSHGHDKWKHDLYQEANRSPTPKNEEDQIAKVEALLAS encoded by the exons ATGTCGCGTCGGGATCGGGAATCTGACTCGAAACGGCATCGTTCTAGGTTTGACAGGGAGCCCAG TCCCAAACGGTCTAGGAGGGATGGAAAACCAGTACCAGAGAGACTGCCTAGCAGCGATAGTTTGGACATCAAAAATATAACAGAGCAGGGCCAAAAGCACCATCGCTCCCTGCAAGAACGATCGCCACTTAAAGCTTTTGTACCAACTGATTCTAAACCTGAAAAAGGGGCTTTAAGCAATGACATCGACAGACAACCCAATGGGCAGCACGAAGGAACAAAACTTTCAGCCGGTCCGACTGATGGACCTCGACCCCGGTCTTATTTTCAG CATGATGAGCGTGGTAATGCCGCGCGAGTTGGTCGAAGCTCGGGTAGAAACACAACTAGTG AACGTGGATGGTGGAGAGATTCAAGAGATCAGCATAATGAGAGGACAGAGAACAGGAAGTCAACTAATGAGACATGGAAAAGAGATGATAGAGCCAAAGGAGATGAAAAAGCCAACTGGCGCCACGACAGGTTCTCTGAAGTGGAGGCTGATGCTCCACCTGCAAGGAAAAGACCTTCATTTAGAGAGAAGAAGATCCAGGCAGATTCTGAACAAGCTGATAGAGCAGCACCAGAGACAGTAAAGTCGAGCCATCTCGAGCAGCCTGCCAAAGAAAACAGAAAGGAGGAACAAGGCCACAACACCCGCTATTTTGATAGAACTGAGAGACCACTTGCAGGAGATGGGGCAGCAAATAGAAGAGAACCACAGAGGGGTGGTTTTCTTTCGAGGGAAAGGTATCGCGGAGGTGGTGGTGATGATGACCATAGAAGAAGAGATGGATTCAGTGGGGGGAGACCTGTGTTCCGTGGTGGTAGTCATGGTCATGATAAGTGGAAGCATGATTTGTATCAGGAGGCTAATAGGAGTCCAACACCTAAAAATGAAGAGGATCAAATTGCAAAGGTGGAAGCACTCTTGGCTTCATAG